In Acaryochloris marina S15, a single genomic region encodes these proteins:
- the purT gene encoding formate-dependent phosphoribosylglycinamide formyltransferase produces MISPPANTSLTTPWGAPFSESAKRLLLLGSGELGREVALEAMRLGIEVIAADSYDHAPAMQFAHRNVVINMQDGAALRQVIESVKPDLIVPEIEAIATATLLELEAEGWNVIPTAKATNLTMDREGIRRLAASDLGLKTSPYQFASTQAEYEQAVQHVGLPCVVKPVMSSSGKGQSLVKTDSEIIPAWTYALEAGRGNAPRVIVEGFVEFETEITLLTVRSQSGTHFCPPIGHVQQSGDYRESWQPCALHPNTLEACQAMARQITDALGGWGLFGVELFIAGPADQPQTVYFSEVSPRPHDTGMVTMVSQNMSEFELHARAILGLPIGDIQLISPGASAVILASEASKEPKIEGVAAALAVPTSRVRLFGKPTAHKNRRMGVALALGETIEEARQRAKDCAQQVTVIS; encoded by the coding sequence ATGATCAGCCCTCCTGCAAACACTTCTCTCACCACACCCTGGGGTGCCCCTTTTTCTGAATCTGCCAAACGGCTATTGCTGTTGGGGTCAGGAGAACTCGGCCGAGAAGTCGCCCTAGAGGCCATGCGCTTAGGCATTGAAGTGATTGCAGCGGATTCCTACGACCATGCCCCCGCCATGCAGTTTGCCCATCGTAATGTAGTGATTAATATGCAGGATGGGGCGGCCCTGCGCCAGGTCATAGAGTCGGTTAAACCAGATCTAATTGTGCCCGAGATTGAAGCCATCGCCACTGCAACCCTACTCGAACTAGAAGCGGAAGGATGGAACGTCATTCCCACCGCTAAAGCCACTAATCTGACCATGGATCGGGAAGGCATTCGGCGTCTGGCAGCCAGTGACCTGGGCTTAAAAACCTCTCCCTACCAATTTGCCTCCACCCAAGCGGAATATGAACAGGCAGTGCAACACGTTGGCCTTCCCTGCGTGGTCAAACCCGTCATGAGTTCCTCAGGTAAAGGCCAAAGCTTAGTCAAAACAGACAGCGAAATTATCCCAGCCTGGACCTATGCCCTAGAAGCCGGTCGTGGCAACGCCCCCCGCGTCATCGTTGAAGGCTTTGTCGAGTTCGAAACAGAAATTACCTTACTAACGGTGCGGTCCCAGTCGGGCACCCACTTCTGTCCTCCTATCGGCCATGTGCAACAAAGCGGGGACTATCGAGAATCCTGGCAGCCCTGTGCCCTCCACCCCAATACCCTGGAAGCCTGCCAAGCTATGGCCCGCCAAATTACCGATGCTTTAGGAGGGTGGGGACTGTTTGGTGTGGAACTTTTTATTGCTGGGCCGGCCGATCAGCCCCAGACGGTCTATTTCAGCGAAGTGAGTCCTCGCCCCCACGACACAGGCATGGTCACGATGGTCAGTCAAAATATGTCCGAATTTGAACTGCATGCCCGTGCCATTCTGGGTCTCCCCATTGGTGATATCCAACTCATTAGCCCTGGAGCTTCAGCGGTAATTTTGGCCTCAGAGGCATCCAAGGAACCCAAGATTGAAGGCGTTGCTGCAGCTCTTGCCGTGCCAACCAGCCGCGTTCGCTTATTTGGTAAACCCACTGCCCATAAAAATCGACGGATGGGGGTCGCTCTAGCCCTAGGTGAGACCATAGAGGAAGCCAGACAACGGGCTAAAGACTGTGCCCAGCAAGTTACCGTTATCAGTTAA
- the modB gene encoding molybdate ABC transporter permease subunit: MSIAPLWTSLKIAAIATCITFTSGVATAYAMHRYRGKGKAVIESILLTPLVLPPTVLGFMLLFLLGTQGPIGQFLTPVGLNPVFTWYAAVITATLVSFPLQYKTALGAFQQLDPDLQAAARTLGASEWTVFRQVVLPLAGPGILAGTSLAFARALGEFGATLMLAGNIPGQTQTLPMAIYFAVEGGIFEEALIWCSITLLVSLGCLTGMNLWLSRKPRFKQSRRRRPVRPRLPSGAAHPPAEQGLWVDLQKRVAGFQLDISFQTQETTLGVLGASGAGKSMLLRCIAGIETPDRGRIVLNGRVLFDSVQGINIPSCDRNIGILFQNYALFPHLTAAENIAFALSAGQSLNTTEAASHLAPLQLADYGHHLPQELSGGQQQRVALARALASQPQLLLFDEPFSALDTHLRNQIEKVMVSRLSTFDGMTLWVTHNVEEAYRLCNQLMVVEQGKPSTLRPKHQILEHPETLSVAQLTGCKNFSRIQQSGPDKVFALDWECTLQILEPVQPHHSQMGIRAHQIRFLDLESPVTSPSNTFPGWLAMTRETPHRMTLYLKLNTPPTHAEDYYLQAEVFKDKWKQLKNLPFPWSITLDPLRILLLRE, encoded by the coding sequence GTGAGCATTGCGCCCCTATGGACCTCTTTAAAGATTGCTGCGATCGCAACGTGTATCACCTTTACTTCGGGGGTGGCAACGGCCTATGCCATGCACCGCTATCGGGGCAAAGGCAAAGCGGTGATTGAGAGCATCCTCCTGACCCCCCTGGTGTTACCTCCCACCGTGTTGGGGTTTATGCTCCTCTTTCTTCTGGGGACTCAAGGTCCCATTGGTCAGTTTTTGACCCCTGTGGGATTGAACCCGGTGTTTACTTGGTATGCCGCTGTGATTACGGCCACGCTTGTATCCTTTCCCTTGCAGTACAAAACCGCATTGGGAGCCTTCCAGCAGCTTGATCCCGATCTACAGGCGGCGGCTCGCACGTTGGGGGCTTCTGAATGGACCGTATTTCGGCAAGTGGTCTTACCCTTAGCCGGGCCAGGAATTTTGGCTGGCACAAGTTTGGCCTTTGCCCGAGCCTTGGGAGAATTTGGAGCCACCCTGATGCTGGCGGGCAATATTCCAGGACAGACCCAAACTTTACCGATGGCAATTTATTTTGCCGTTGAGGGTGGGATATTTGAGGAAGCATTGATTTGGTGCAGCATCACCCTCTTGGTCAGTTTAGGGTGCCTGACGGGGATGAATCTGTGGCTCAGTCGAAAGCCTCGGTTCAAACAGTCCCGTCGCCGTCGTCCCGTGAGACCTAGATTGCCCTCAGGTGCTGCCCACCCTCCTGCTGAACAGGGGTTATGGGTTGACTTGCAAAAGCGAGTGGCTGGATTCCAATTAGATATCTCTTTCCAAACCCAAGAAACCACTCTGGGGGTATTGGGAGCTTCAGGAGCTGGAAAAAGTATGCTCCTCCGCTGTATTGCCGGGATTGAAACTCCTGATCGGGGCCGGATTGTCCTCAATGGTCGGGTGCTGTTTGACTCAGTGCAGGGCATTAATATACCGAGTTGCGATCGCAACATTGGCATCCTATTCCAAAACTATGCCCTATTCCCCCACCTCACTGCCGCTGAAAATATTGCCTTTGCCTTATCAGCAGGACAATCCCTCAATACCACCGAAGCTGCATCCCACTTAGCTCCGCTTCAGCTAGCTGACTACGGCCACCACTTGCCCCAGGAATTATCTGGAGGACAGCAACAGCGGGTTGCCCTAGCGAGAGCCCTAGCAAGCCAGCCCCAACTCTTGCTGTTTGATGAACCCTTCTCCGCCTTGGATACCCACCTCCGTAACCAGATTGAAAAAGTGATGGTGTCTCGTCTATCCACCTTTGATGGCATGACCCTCTGGGTTACCCACAATGTAGAAGAAGCCTATCGACTCTGTAATCAGTTGATGGTGGTGGAGCAAGGCAAACCCTCTACCCTTCGCCCCAAGCATCAAATCCTAGAACATCCCGAAACCCTGAGCGTTGCCCAACTCACGGGTTGTAAAAACTTTTCCCGCATCCAGCAGAGTGGCCCAGACAAGGTGTTTGCCCTGGACTGGGAGTGCACCCTACAGATCCTGGAGCCTGTTCAGCCCCACCATTCCCAAATGGGTATTCGCGCCCATCAAATTCGGTTTTTAGATTTAGAGTCCCCCGTGACTTCACCTAGTAATACCTTTCCAGGCTGGCTAGCGATGACCCGAGAGACCCCTCACCGGATGACCCTCTATCTTAAGCTCAATACACCCCCCACCCACGCAGAAGATTACTATCTCCAGGCTGAAGTGTTTAAAGACAAATGGAAACAGCTCAAAAACCTGCCTTTTCCCTGGTCAATTACCCTTGACCCCCTGCGAATTTTATTACTTCGGGAATAG
- a CDS encoding aspartate kinase, producing the protein MGLIVQKFGGTSVGSVERIKAVAQRVKQTVAQGNSVVVVVSAMGKSTDTLVQLAQGVSSNPCRREMDMLLSTGEQVSISLLSMALQELGQPAISLTGAQVGIVTEPEHTRARILHIATERLERHLNEGKVVVVAGFQGTSNTSDLEVTTLGRGGSDTSAVALAAALNAEKCEIYTDVAGVLTTDPRLVEKAQLMEEITCEEMLELASLGANVLHPRAVEIARNYGVQMAVRSSWTDEPGTQIISTGTQPKTLTDLELGRPVDAVHFDLNQAKVALLHVADRPGVAAGLFGELANQNLDVDLIIQSIHDGNSNDIAFTVAQDCCDRVEAVATAFSANLPTGPASEVLVEPKVAKVSIVGAGIIGRPQIAAQMFQTLSDLDINLQMISTSEVNVSCTIAAADCERATKALCDVFEVTSSSIDSGISLPDYPIPPVRGVALDLEQAQLAIRNVPDHPGMAAHIFQVLAKRNISVDMIIQSQRSRQVEGQITRDIAFTVAEGDLEVATGLLLDLSHSLGCGEVASDSAIAKVSIVGIGMLGQPGVAAQMFVALAQQKINIQMIATSEIRVSCVVAQEDGSTALQAVHKAFGLEG; encoded by the coding sequence ATGGGCCTAATTGTTCAGAAGTTTGGTGGCACGTCCGTTGGTTCAGTCGAGCGGATTAAAGCGGTTGCCCAGCGGGTAAAGCAGACCGTTGCCCAGGGCAACTCGGTGGTGGTGGTGGTGTCGGCCATGGGCAAGAGCACCGATACCCTGGTCCAGCTGGCCCAAGGCGTATCCTCCAATCCCTGCCGACGCGAGATGGACATGCTGCTATCGACAGGGGAGCAAGTCTCAATTTCCCTCCTGAGCATGGCCCTCCAGGAATTGGGGCAGCCTGCTATTTCCTTGACTGGGGCTCAGGTGGGGATTGTCACAGAACCTGAACATACCCGTGCTCGCATTCTCCACATTGCCACGGAACGCTTAGAACGCCATCTCAATGAAGGAAAAGTGGTGGTGGTGGCTGGATTTCAGGGCACCTCTAATACCTCCGATCTGGAAGTAACCACATTAGGCCGAGGTGGATCAGATACCTCCGCTGTGGCGTTGGCGGCGGCTCTAAATGCCGAAAAATGTGAGATTTATACCGATGTGGCTGGGGTGCTGACGACGGATCCTCGGTTGGTAGAGAAGGCCCAACTGATGGAGGAGATTACTTGCGAGGAGATGCTTGAACTGGCGAGTTTAGGAGCTAATGTCCTTCATCCTCGGGCGGTGGAGATTGCTCGTAATTATGGGGTCCAGATGGCCGTCCGTTCTAGTTGGACTGATGAGCCTGGTACTCAAATTATCTCTACTGGAACGCAACCGAAAACTTTGACAGACCTAGAATTAGGTCGCCCTGTGGATGCGGTGCATTTCGATCTGAACCAGGCGAAGGTTGCTTTGCTCCATGTTGCTGATCGGCCAGGAGTAGCAGCAGGATTGTTTGGGGAGTTAGCTAATCAAAACCTGGATGTGGACTTAATTATCCAGTCGATTCATGATGGCAATTCCAATGATATTGCTTTCACCGTGGCTCAAGACTGTTGTGATCGTGTTGAAGCGGTGGCGACTGCCTTTAGTGCAAATTTGCCCACTGGTCCTGCCTCGGAAGTTTTGGTAGAACCCAAGGTCGCTAAGGTGAGTATTGTCGGTGCGGGGATTATTGGCCGTCCGCAAATTGCAGCCCAAATGTTTCAGACCCTGAGTGATTTGGATATCAATTTGCAGATGATTTCTACGTCTGAGGTGAATGTCAGCTGTACGATTGCTGCTGCGGATTGTGAACGGGCAACGAAAGCCCTGTGTGATGTCTTTGAAGTCACTAGCTCTTCGATTGATAGTGGGATCTCCTTACCCGATTACCCCATTCCCCCGGTGCGTGGTGTGGCCCTAGATCTTGAGCAAGCCCAACTCGCCATCCGCAATGTTCCAGACCATCCCGGCATGGCGGCTCATATTTTCCAGGTCTTAGCCAAGCGAAATATCAGTGTAGACATGATTATTCAGTCTCAACGCTCTCGCCAGGTGGAAGGGCAGATTACCCGAGATATTGCGTTTACGGTGGCAGAGGGGGATTTAGAGGTGGCTACAGGGCTTTTGCTCGATTTGTCTCACTCCCTAGGGTGTGGGGAAGTGGCATCCGATTCTGCGATCGCAAAAGTCAGTATCGTCGGTATCGGTATGTTGGGGCAGCCTGGAGTTGCAGCGCAGATGTTTGTGGCTTTAGCCCAGCAGAAAATTAATATTCAAATGATTGCCACCTCGGAAATTCGAGTCAGTTGCGTGGTGGCCCAGGAAGATGGGAGTACTGCTTTGCAGGCGGTCCATAAAGCGTTTGGCCTAGAGGGTTAG